Part of the Vibrio sp. SCSIO 43137 genome, AACCACGCTCACCCATCACTTAACGCGGGAATTGGTGCCAAAACTGGTTGATATCTTTAAGAAAGTACTGCTTTCTATCAATGCCAGAGACAAAGGTGTTTTGAAAAAGCAAAGTGAATACCTGACCTTTGCCCTGAACTCCACGTTAGACCTGCCACCTGAGCTGGCAGAGAAAATGACAGGTGAGATTGCTCTGCTACAAGAGTCCGATAACCAGTTAGCGAACCAGAGCATGGATACCCCCAAAAATAAGTAAGTTAGTTAACAGGCTTACTTACTTTACTAACTAACCTTCATAATAATTAAAACAAAGGTAAACGACATGGCTAGGCCAAAATCTTATACAGATGAAGACATTATAGATATTGCCAATCAACTTTCTACTAAAGGTAGAAAGCCCACAGCCTGGCTCATTAAAGAAGCCCTTGGACGTGGGAAAATCGCAGCGATACAAGCTGACCTTGACCGTCTTATTAAAGACGGCAAGATTTCCGATAGACCAAAGCAACCAACAGAAAATGCCAACTCAGACCATAAACCTGCGGCCTCGACATTTGAGCTACCTGCTGAACTTCAAGAGCTGCTGGTATTGAAAGAGAAGGAGTTAGGAAAGATGCTCCGCGATATGACTGTTGGCCTAAACGACAAGGCGCATGTTCATTATGAAACCTTGATGGATGTACGTATCAGGGAGCTAGATATCCAGTCTGAGGCAATGGAAAAAGCCAAGGCAATAGCGGAGCAAGGATGCCTTGATATGGAAGCGCGACTACGGAAACAAGTTGAGCAAAATGAGTTACTTGAAGAGCATATAGAGAATCTAGAAGTCAGACTTAGTGACTCAAAAGCCGAAAAATCCGAGCTGGCACTAACCATCGGCCAGTTAACGGAGTCTTTCAACAAAGCTACTGAAAAAGCGGAACAACAGCAATCATTGCTGGATAGACAAAGGCAAACCATCTCGGAAATAGATAAGGAGCACACCGCTACTCAAGTAAAACTGGAATGCTCCACCGAAGAGGCCAGAAACCTTCAATCTCAACTATCTGGTTTATCTGAAAACCTTGAGAAGACCAAAGCGCAACTCATTGAAGCATCTACGCGATTAAAATCAACACAAGAGTTATTGATCCAGTCAGAGAGCCAAGTCATTGTACTTAAGGAAGAAAATCGCGAGCTAACTGCCAATAACCGTTTGTTGGAGAAAGACTTAAAAAGCACCGAAAATAAAAATGCTCTATTAAATGAGCAAATACTTCAACTGGAAGGCAGTATCGCAGAACACGAAGTTACAGCCACCTTAAACGAGAGCGCTTAATTTTAATAAATTTTTATTGAATGTATACCTCTTAAGTCCTTGGATTCGTAGTAGAAATAACTCTTATTGATATCTACAACTTTTAATCGTTATGTAAGGGTTTGTAAGAAAACAAAGCACAAGCGCGTTATCAGGTTGTTATTGGGTGTGCTTGACTTGTTATTTGTGTGGGTGCTGTTATTTATATGCAATATCATTACATTACAAACTATATCGACATGTGTATTTTAAATGATTATTTTTACTAATTGGTTATATTGTCATAGTTATCATTAATTACCTTTCATCTGTATAACTTTTTCTTTTAAGAACCATTCTCATCTGCAACTCATATTCAATTGTTACAGAAAAGTATATGCCAACCGATTGTATTGATGAAAATTGCGTTTTCGTTATGTATAAAACTATATTTATAATTTAGTAATTAAGTTAATTCTGATGTAAATTAATTATATTGAACTTAAACTTTGGGTTGTACGGGTGCAGAAATGAATGAATTTAATATAAAAATATCAGGAACAATCGGAGTAATTATAGCGATTATAGTTGCGACCCTCATCACAATAAGTTTCCTTTCTTTCAAAACGGAAAGTATCGAGCTAAGTAAACAGGTGCTTAGGGAGAAAAATGCTACAGTCGAGGAGAACTTATCCCAAAAAGTAAGTGGCTATAAAAGCGTTTTATCAGGGGTTAAAGCCACCAAAGCTGACATAACAGCTAACGGACTTTCTGACAAAGTGGTTACCCAGCTAGAGATGCTCTACCGAACTCAGTCAAAGTTTATTGACGGCGCCTATCTTATTGATATACAGGGTAATATCTTTGACAAGACAGGTAAAAAACAAAGCTTCAATGTTAAAGACTTAGGTCGTACATACTATAAAGCTCTTTTTAACGAAGGTAAGACATTTTACTTTTCCGCTCCATTTATGTCCGCAGCAACTAACAGAGAAGTTGTTACGATGGCCTATAAACTAGACAGTAATGTAGCCGTAATAACTACGGTATATCTGGATTCACTACTTGAATCAGTAGCCGAACGTAATGATATCTTTTTGTATACTGAAGACGGAACCATTTTAGTGGCTCCATATCGAGAGATGCGCGGAAAGAACATTTATCAAGAGCGACCTCTTTACAACAGCTTCAGCGTTAACAATCCAGAATTAAGCTATAGTGCGGTAGTAAATGGTGACGAAACTGCTTTCACTGCGTTTTGGACTCAACTAGATATTACTGGTTGGAAATTTGTTAGCTTTATTAATGATTCTGAAATTGAGAAAAATGCAGACGCCCAACTGATAACCTCAGCGATTATAGGTGTTGTGAGTTTGTTGGTTGCATTGACTGTACTCTTGATAACGGTTGATAAACTGGTACTAAAACCTGTTGGTGGTACACCAAACGACATTGCTGGTTTGATGGAAAAAATGGCGAATGGTGATTTCACCCAAAACCTCAAACACACAGGTAAAGAAACTGGCATTTACTTGTCACTTATCAAGCTGACCAACCAGCTTTCAGAGCTCATCAAAAACACGCATGGTATTTCCGAAAGTGTATCGTCTGCTTCAGAGCAGCTCAACGTCATCATGAATGATACAAAATCCAATGCACAAGAAGAACTGTCTCAGGTTGAACAAATTTCTACTGCCATAAATGAACTATCCTCCACCTCGCAAGAAGTTAGTCAACAGGCAGTTTCGGCAGAGGAGCAAGCACGGAAAGCCAAAGAAAATGTAGACTCAGGTAAACAAACATTAGAAGAAAACATTGCGTTAACGGGCTCTATTGATGCCTCTGTAAATGAAAGTGCAGGAATCGTTGACGAACTACGACAATTTGCCATTGAAATTGGTTCCGTTACTGAGGTCATAAACTCAATCTCAGAACAAACGAACTTATTGGCTTTAAATGCGGCCATAGAAGCAGCAAGGGCTGGTGAGCATGGTCGAGGGTTTGCGGTGGTGGCCGATGAAGTGCGAAGCTTGGCTTCCAAGACACAAGAATCAACGGTGAGTATTCAAGACATCATCGAAAAACTTCAAAAACAATCTGAGAGAGCACAAAGTAATATGGTTCAGAACGTTGAACTCATCGAACAATCTGTACAACTTGCCGACAATGTAAAAGCTTCTTTTGAAGATATCTCCACTTCTGTTGAATCGATATCTGAAATAAACACACTAGTTGCAACTGCCGCACAGGAGCAGTTCAACGTGACGGAAGATATCTCGAAAAACACGACTCTGGCATTCGACCTTGTTCAACAAAATGTTTCTGGTATTGATGAGACACTTCAAGCTTCATCCGAACTAGCTAAGTTGGCTGAAACTCAAAAGAGTGAGTTGAGCTTCTTTAAGGTATAAGCGTATCAATAAATATGAAATGCAGTTGTCAGGTACTCTTTGATAATTGCATTTTTGTATTTGGTTATTAAATGAAAACGATGTCGAATTACAAGTATGAGCGATTGTTATCAACCACGGTAGATAACGCACTGTTACACCTTTGGATTTCAGTAGCAAGCTCAACAAAGCAAGTTCCTAGAGAAACCCGCAATCAGATTTTGGTGAAATGGTTTAAGCCCAAAGTGAAACAACCCAAATACAAACTCATCAAGAAAGAATTAAAGTCAATGTTGTTGGTGGGAAGAGAAAAAGGAGGATTACTTGAAGAGCGTCTTTGTGAACTGCGAAAACTCTCTCAACACTATAGAAAAAAGCTGACTGATATGCACAAGTTACATTATCTGCTTGAACACCTTAGGGAAGAGCACGGGATAAATGCAGATTTAACCGAAGGGGTAGTTGAGCATCAATTCAATACTTTATATGTTTCTCAAGAAAAACTCGAATCATGCTTCTCGGATGAGAAACGTCAAATAAAACCTGTGCAAGCCAACTTATTTGAGATAGATACTGACAACTTTGTTCGTGTTGTACAAAACTTTGGTTTTCATCAGGTAAAGCTATGCGATAGCTCACCTGAAGGCATGACTTCTATTGTTCTTCGTTCAATTAATTGAACATTTAGCTTCCTACATTTTAACTTGAACTATTATCGAAAAAAGCGTAATGTCAATTGACATACTGAATTGATAACCAAAGCTTAGTTTTCCCTTGCTAGGTTATTGATAATAAACGGTAAAAACTCATTTTTCGCGGAAGACTTTTGGTTCAAATCCCTATCTCTCCGCCACTTTAGAAAAGCCCGCTATCTTTAGCGGGCTTTTTGCTATCTGCTATCTTGCAAAGAACAGCTTGTTCCCATGCTCCAGCGTGAAAACACATGGAAGCGACAAGTTTCCAGACCAGATCAGGGACAACGCGAATAAAACATATGTGTACTTTTTCGCCTACAATACCTGATTCTGAACAGATCTGTGTCGGTTCAGGAATAACAATAGGCATAAAAACTAGTTAGCAGTACGCTTTTTTATTTCAATCGCTTGGATAATTTCACGGTAATACTTTTCATCAATTTTATAGAAGTAAATACAAACGGCAGCCAGAACACTCAATATTGCCGGCACGATAGTAACCATCATACTGATACCATTAATAGCTTCTTGTGTGACAGCATTTGCATCATAACCAAACAAGTCTAAAGATACGCCGGCGATACCACCACCGATAGCCATTGCGATCTTTGTAACAAAGTTGAAGTAGCCATAAACCACACCTTCAGCTCGAACCTTGCTCTTTAACTCAGAGTATTCGACGGTATCTGGCACCATCGCCCACATAACAACAAAGTTTATACCCATAAAGAAACTACTGCCTGCGATACAGATCGTTTGCAAGGTAATATCATCGGCCGGAACATAGTATCGGATACCGGTTGATATCGCTAAACCGAACAAGCTGTATAAACAAAGCGTCTTTTTACCCAGCAATTCGGTTAGCTTACCAGATATAACAGTGCCTACGGCACTAGCTCCAGCACCTATCGTTAAGACTGATCCCATCAAATTGACATCACCTAACACATAACTGAAATAGTAATACGTGATGGCCATATCAATAGAGAAGAACACATACACAAATACGGTATAAGCTGATAAAACATGGAGTGGCGTATTTTCTTTAAGAATAGCGATAGATTCTTTAATACTTTTCTCTTCTAGCTCATTGGGTGTCGCAACAACACGCTCTTTAGTCATAAAGAAACAAACTAAGATGAATAAAGCTGAAACAGCAGAAAAAATTAATGCAGTATAGGTGTACCCTTGGCTAGGATCAGAAAAGGTACTAATTAAAGGTTCAGCAACAGACGCGACAAAAGTATAAGCAAGCATAGCCATCGCCATACGATAAACTGAAAGTGATGCCCGTGAGCCTTCATGCTGGGTTATGGTATTATTCATTGCTGAATAAGGTGTATTTATCGTCGTATATGCCAAGCTATAAATGGTATAGACTACCAGCGCATACATTGCTTTATATTCGCTATCAATACCAATGAAACAAATAGCCGATAGTATACCCATCGGAATAGCACCGTATAATAGATAAGGCCTTAACTTACCATATTTAGTATTTGTTCGGTCAATGACATATCCAATTAAAAGATTATAAACTGCGTCTATAACACGAGCAACGACAAAAATCATACTGGCCTCTGTTGCTGAGAGACCATAAATATCCGTATAGTAATAAAGCAGGAATAGAGAAATAAAATTAAAGGAAAGGTTGGAACCAAAATCACCAAACCCGTAACCTAACTTCTCTTTTAATCCAATTTTTACATAACTATCCGAGTTTAAATAAGACATAGAAATCCTTATTTAAGAGCATAAGCTCTTCTTTAATTATTGTTAACCATAGTTATATTTAAAAAATGCTCTTTCAGGTTACTATTAATAGTAAACAACAGCACCAAGTGTTAACGATGTTTCAGAGCGTTTACCAGATTCCCATATATCCGGATAGTTTGTCCAAGACACCCCTAATGACTGATTAGACGAATATTTTCCATCAACATACAACGTTAACCATGAATTCATATACCATGCTGTTCCCAATAACCAAGTCGTGTCATTATTGCTGGTGTCTTCTTGATCTGCGACTAAATTAAGCCCGCCATAAATATCAAGTCCATTATATAAAAACCGATGCATAACAAATTCAGCACCATAGGTATCAACCCCATCAATATAATTTTCGACCATATTCATCAATCCCATTACATGAACAGAGCCAACTTCAATGGTTCCGGCCATTGTTAGCTGAGATGCATCATACTCTGAGCCGTCATCACGTTCTTTATTGACACTTGTATAAGCTAAGCCGATATTCTCCCTTCCACTAAACATATACTGCATACTGACACCAAAGCCTTTTTTGTCCTGCATGGCATAATCGAGACCAATGTTAAGATTATCAAACGACTTAATATATTTGATACTATCCACCATACCACTTGGCGCGAGGTTCGGTGCATAACTGGAAGCATTACCGGATATAACCTGAAACCAGTCAGTGTTATAAGTTACAAGATTGTACTGACTATAATATTGGTGGCCTATGGAAAGGTTACCCCAATCTGATTTTACTTCGGCATAAGCATGATTTCTGGAAAGTCCCGGAGCTTCATCATCCCCAAAGTCGCGCATCTGAGACATTACATCCATACCAACTTCAACGTAGCTACGAAGGGTAATGTCTTCACTTACTTTGTAATCAACCCCACCTTGCAGGCGGGAGCCATTATCATAGAATTCATCTTGGTTAATTTGCTCATCGGTTGTATAAGCAAGATTAGCACGCATACCAAAAATAAGCGTAACATCATCATTAATATCTAAGTACCGGCTGCCCTGCCAGTCAGGAGTATCTGTGTATCCGGCCAGTGTGTAAGGGGAAATTAATGCACATAATATAGAAGCTACGATCTTTAATTTATTCATTTTGTTCAACCCTGTTGCTCTCAGTCATCAACGACAAATATCATTTGCTATGAAACATAAA contains:
- a CDS encoding methyl-accepting chemotaxis protein, which codes for MNEFNIKISGTIGVIIAIIVATLITISFLSFKTESIELSKQVLREKNATVEENLSQKVSGYKSVLSGVKATKADITANGLSDKVVTQLEMLYRTQSKFIDGAYLIDIQGNIFDKTGKKQSFNVKDLGRTYYKALFNEGKTFYFSAPFMSAATNREVVTMAYKLDSNVAVITTVYLDSLLESVAERNDIFLYTEDGTILVAPYREMRGKNIYQERPLYNSFSVNNPELSYSAVVNGDETAFTAFWTQLDITGWKFVSFINDSEIEKNADAQLITSAIIGVVSLLVALTVLLITVDKLVLKPVGGTPNDIAGLMEKMANGDFTQNLKHTGKETGIYLSLIKLTNQLSELIKNTHGISESVSSASEQLNVIMNDTKSNAQEELSQVEQISTAINELSSTSQEVSQQAVSAEEQARKAKENVDSGKQTLEENIALTGSIDASVNESAGIVDELRQFAIEIGSVTEVINSISEQTNLLALNAAIEAARAGEHGRGFAVVADEVRSLASKTQESTVSIQDIIEKLQKQSERAQSNMVQNVELIEQSVQLADNVKASFEDISTSVESISEINTLVATAAQEQFNVTEDISKNTTLAFDLVQQNVSGIDETLQASSELAKLAETQKSELSFFKV
- a CDS encoding DUF2913 family protein, whose translation is MKTMSNYKYERLLSTTVDNALLHLWISVASSTKQVPRETRNQILVKWFKPKVKQPKYKLIKKELKSMLLVGREKGGLLEERLCELRKLSQHYRKKLTDMHKLHYLLEHLREEHGINADLTEGVVEHQFNTLYVSQEKLESCFSDEKRQIKPVQANLFEIDTDNFVRVVQNFGFHQVKLCDSSPEGMTSIVLRSIN
- a CDS encoding MFS transporter — translated: MSYLNSDSYVKIGLKEKLGYGFGDFGSNLSFNFISLFLLYYYTDIYGLSATEASMIFVVARVIDAVYNLLIGYVIDRTNTKYGKLRPYLLYGAIPMGILSAICFIGIDSEYKAMYALVVYTIYSLAYTTINTPYSAMNNTITQHEGSRASLSVYRMAMAMLAYTFVASVAEPLISTFSDPSQGYTYTALIFSAVSALFILVCFFMTKERVVATPNELEEKSIKESIAILKENTPLHVLSAYTVFVYVFFSIDMAITYYYFSYVLGDVNLMGSVLTIGAGASAVGTVISGKLTELLGKKTLCLYSLFGLAISTGIRYYVPADDITLQTICIAGSSFFMGINFVVMWAMVPDTVEYSELKSKVRAEGVVYGYFNFVTKIAMAIGGGIAGVSLDLFGYDANAVTQEAINGISMMVTIVPAILSVLAAVCIYFYKIDEKYYREIIQAIEIKKRTAN
- a CDS encoding porin, with product MNKLKIVASILCALISPYTLAGYTDTPDWQGSRYLDINDDVTLIFGMRANLAYTTDEQINQDEFYDNGSRLQGGVDYKVSEDITLRSYVEVGMDVMSQMRDFGDDEAPGLSRNHAYAEVKSDWGNLSIGHQYYSQYNLVTYNTDWFQVISGNASSYAPNLAPSGMVDSIKYIKSFDNLNIGLDYAMQDKKGFGVSMQYMFSGRENIGLAYTSVNKERDDGSEYDASQLTMAGTIEVGSVHVMGLMNMVENYIDGVDTYGAEFVMHRFLYNGLDIYGGLNLVADQEDTSNNDTTWLLGTAWYMNSWLTLYVDGKYSSNQSLGVSWTNYPDIWESGKRSETSLTLGAVVYY